In the genome of Globicephala melas chromosome 7, mGloMel1.2, whole genome shotgun sequence, one region contains:
- the LOC115849390 gene encoding LOW QUALITY PROTEIN: importin-7-like (The sequence of the model RefSeq protein was modified relative to this genomic sequence to represent the inferred CDS: inserted 4 bases in 3 codons; substituted 4 bases at 4 genomic stop codons) translates to MDPNTIIEALRGTMDPALREAMERQLNEAHKSLNFVSTLLQITMSEQLDLPVRQAGVIYLKNMITQYWPDRETAPGDISPYTIPEEDRHCIRENIVEVIIHSPEFIRVQITTCIHHNIRHDYPSRWTAVVDKIGFYLQSDNSACWLGILLCLYQLVKNDYPSSCXGIFQLLLQPLSDCQLXFWYKKPEERSPLVAAVQYFLPVLKSRFIQLLSDQSDQSVLIQKQIFKIFYALVQYTLPLELINQQNLTEWVKILTTVVNRDVPNETLQVEEDDRPKLPWWKCKKWALHILARGSPARLFERYGSPGNVSKEYNEFAEVFLKAFAVDVQQVLLKVLYEYKEKQYMAPRVLQQTFNYINQGVSHALTRKNLKPHIQGIIQDVIFPLMCYTDADEELRQEDPCEYIHMKFDVFEDFISPTTAAQTLLFTACSKRKEVLQKTMGFCYQILTEPNADPREKDGALHMIGSLAEILLKRKIYKDQMEYMLQNHVFPLFSSELGYTRASACWSFTIFVKXEVQSDQNLQTALELTRRXLTDDREMPVKVEAAIALQVLTSYQEKAKEYVTPFVQPVTQAFLHIIRETENDDLANVIQKMICEYSEEVTPIAVEMTHLAMTFNQVIQTGPDEEGSDDKAATAVGILNTIDTLLGVVDDHKEITQQLEGICLQVIGTVLQQHVLGFYEEIFSLAHSLTCQQVSPQMWQLLPLVFXVFQQDGFDYFTDMMPLLHNYVTVDTDTLLSDSKYLEMIYSMCKKLLTGVAGEDAECHAAKLLQVIILWCKGHGTDQCIPLFVEAALERLTREVKTSELRTMCLQVAVAALSYNPHLLLNTLKNFHFPNNIEPVTDHFITQWLNDVDCFLGLRDRKMCVLGLCALIDMEQIPQVLNQVSGQILPAFILLFNGLKRAYACHAEQENDSDDXQDDEDDDESEELGSDEDDIDEDGQKYLEILAKQVGEDGDDEDWEEEDAEETALEGYSTISDDEDNPVDEYQIFXSYIRTIQNRNPMRYQALTHGLNEEQRKPLQDIATLADQRRAAHESKMIEKHGGYKFSAPAVPSSFSFGGSAPGMN, encoded by the exons ATGGACCCCAACACCATTATCGAAGCCCTGCGGGGCACCATGGACCCAGCCCTGCGTGAGGCCATGGAGCGCCAGCTCAATGAAGCACACAAGTCTCTGAATTTTGTTTCAACACTGCTTCAGATTACTATGTCAGAACAACTGGATTTACCTGTGAGACAGGCAGGTGTTAtctatttgaaaaatatgataaCACAGTATTGGCCTGATCGGGAAACGGCACCAGGGGATATATCCCCTTATACTATTCCAGAAGAAGATCGACATTGTATTCGAGAAAATATTGTAGAAGTCATTATCCACTCTCCTGAGTTCATCAGGGTACAGATTACTACATGCATTCATCATAACATCAGACATGATTATCCAAGTCGCTGGACTGCCGTTGTGGACAAAATTGGCTTTTACCTTCAGTCTGATAACAGTGCATGTTGGCTAGGAATTCTTCTTTGCCTCTATCAGCTTGTGAAAAATGACTACCCATCTTCCTGCTAAGGAATCTTCCAGCTGTTGCTCCAACCTCTGTCAGACTGCCAGTTGTAGTTCTGGTATAAGAAACCAGAGGAACGGAGTCCATTGGTAGCAGCAGTGCAATATTTCCTGCCAGTTCTAAAGAGCCGTTTTATCCAGCTTCTTTCTGATCAGTCTGATCAATCTGTCCTCATCCAGAAACAAATTTTTAAGATCTTCTATGCTCTTGTTCAGTATACACTACCACTGGAGCTTATAAACCAACAGAACCTGACAGAATGGGTAAAAATTTTAACGACTGTTGTGAACAGGGATGTACCTAATGAAACACTTCAAGTTGAAGAAGATGACAGACCTAAGTTACCATGGTGGAAATGTAAGAAGTGGGCTTTACATATCTTagcaagg ggaagcccagcaagaCTTTTTGAAAGATATGGAAGCCCTGGCAATGTTTCCAAGGAGTATAATGAATTTGCTGAAGTATTTCTGAAGGCATTTGCTGTTGATGTCCAACAAGTTTTATTGAAGGTGTTATATGAGTACAAGGAGAAGCAATATATGGCTCCTCGAGTTTTACAACAgacatttaattatattaatcaagGAGTTTCTCATGCTCTCACCCGGAAGAATCTGAAGCCTCATATACAAGGCATTATCCAAGATGTTATTTTTCCATTGATGTGCTATACAGATGCTGATGAGGAACTTCGACAAGAAGACCCCTGTGAATATATACACATGAAGTTTGATGTGTTTGAGGATTTCATCTCTCCCACCACTGCTGCCCAGACACTTTTGTTTACAGCTTGTAGTAAGAGGAAAGAGGTACTACAAAAGACTATGGGATTTTGCTACCAGATTCTTACAGAACCAAATGCTGATCCTCGAGAAAAAGATGGAGCCCTGCATATGATTGGCTCTTTAGCTGAAATACTCCTGAAGAGAAAGATCTACAAAGATCAGATGGAATATATGTTGCAGAATCATGTATTCCCTCTCTTCAGCAGTGAACTAGGCTACACGAGAGCGAGCGCTTGCTGGTCCTTCACTATTTTTGTGAA TGAAGTTCAAAGTGACCAGAACCTGCAAACAGCCCTAGAGCTGACACGAAGATGACTGACTGATGATAGGGAAATGCCTGTTAAAGTGGAAGCTGCCATTGCACTTCAAGTGCTGACCAGCTATCAAGAGAAAGCTAAGGAATACGTCACACCATTCGTCCAACCTGTCACGCAGGCTTTTCTTCATATtataagagaaacagaaaatgatgaTCTTGCCAATGTAATTCAGAAAATGATCTGCGAGTATAGTGAAGAAGTTACTCCTATTGCAGTAGAAATGACACATTTGGCAATGACATTTAATCAAGTAATCCAGACTGGGCCAGATGAAGAAGGAAGTGATGACAAAGCAGCTACTGCTGTGGGAATCCTGAATACCATCGACACACTTCTTGGTGTAGTTGACGATCACAAAGAAATAACCCAGCAGCTTGAAGGAATCTGCTTACAGGTCATTGGAACTGTTTTACAACAGCATGTCTTAGGATTCTATGAGGAGATCTTCTCTTTAGCACATAGTTTGACATGTCAACAAGTGTCTCCACAGATGTGGCAGCTACTACCTCTGGTATTTTAGGTTTTTCAGCAAGATGGCTTTGATTACTTTACAGATATGATGCCTCTGCTTCATAATTATGTAACAGTTGATACAGACACACTTCTGTCTGATAGCAAGTACCTTGAAATGATATACAGTATGTGCAAAAAGCTTCTTACAGGAGTTGCAGGAGAAGATGCAGAATGTCACGCAGCAAAATTGTTACAGGTGATCATTCTGTGGTGCAAAGGGCATGGCACTGACCAGTGTATTCCCTTATTCGTGGAAGCAGCATTAGAGAGACTGACAAGAGAGGTGAAGACAAGTGAACTTCGAACAATGTGCCTTCAAGTTGCCGTTGCAGCTTTGTCTTATAATCCACACCTACTTCTCAACACCTTAAAAAATTTTCACTTCCCTAATAATATTGAACCAGTTACAGATCATTTTATTACACAGTGGCTTAATGATGTTGATTGTTTCTTGGGGCTTCGTGACAGAAAGATGTGTGTTCTGGGCCTATGTGCTCTTATTGATATGGAACAAATACCACAAGTTTTAAATCAGGTTTCTGGACAGATTTTGCcagcttttattcttttatttaatggaTTAAAAAGAGCATACGCCTGCCATGCAGAACAGGagaatgacagtgatg gacaggatgatgaagatgatgatgaatcGGAGGAACTGGGGAGTGATGAAGATGATATTGATGAAGATGGacaaaaatatttggagatcCTGGCTAAGCAAGTGGGCGAAGATGGAGATGATGAAGACTGGGAAGAAGAAGATGCTGAAGAAACTGCCCTGGAAGGCTATTCCACGATCAGTGATGATGAAGATAACCCTGTTGATGAGTATCAGATAT AAAGCTATATTCGAACTATACAAAATCGTAATCCCATGCGGTACCAGGCTCTGACTCATGGTCTtaatgaagaacaaagaaaaccgtTACAGGATATAGCAACTCTAGCTGATCAAAGAAGAGCAGCCCATGAATCCAAAATGATTGAGAAGCACGGAGGATACAAATTCAGTGCTCCAGCTGTGCCCAGTTCTTTCAGTTTTGGAGGCTCGGCACCAGGGATGAATTGA